The following proteins come from a genomic window of Phnomibacter ginsenosidimutans:
- a CDS encoding YhcH/YjgK/YiaL family protein produces the protein MVIDTLGNAAKYFLLHPSFEKAFAWIGSIDFATIEPGKYEIDGDALKGIISDAAGKTAEASVAKFECHNQYIDIQVCIRGVETIGWKPREKCVVENGGYNAEKDVQLYTEQPDMYFQLTDGQFVVFFPNDVHAPMIGEGNIKKIVVKVKI, from the coding sequence ATGGTCATAGATACTTTGGGCAATGCAGCGAAATATTTTTTGCTGCATCCCTCTTTCGAAAAAGCATTTGCCTGGATTGGCAGCATTGATTTTGCTACCATAGAACCGGGTAAATATGAAATAGATGGCGATGCGCTGAAAGGCATTATTTCGGATGCTGCAGGTAAAACCGCCGAAGCATCTGTTGCGAAATTCGAATGCCACAATCAGTACATCGATATTCAGGTGTGCATTCGCGGTGTTGAAACCATTGGTTGGAAACCACGGGAAAAATGTGTGGTTGAAAACGGCGGCTACAATGCAGAGAAAGATGTACAACTGTACACCGAGCAACCTGATATGTATTTCCAACTCACCGATGGACAGTTTGTTGTGTTTTTTCCCAACGATGTACATGCACCCATGATTGGGGAAGGAAACATTAAGAAAATAGTAGTGAAAGTAAAAATCTGA
- a CDS encoding sugar kinase, whose protein sequence is MSKKVVTLGEIMLRLSTPDFKRFVQADSFDVTYGGGEANVAAALCNYGLNGTFVTKVPNNPIGQSAINHLRRYGVDTQFVARGGDRLGIYFLETGASMRASQVVYDRAGASIADVDPSEFDWDKIFDGADWFHTTGITPALSDKAAALTEAALKAAKAKGITTSIDLNYRKKLWSKEKAQKVMTHLCQWVDVCIGNEEDAETTLGFKPGDTDVTKGELHLDGFQDIMKQMVAKFGFKYVASSLRESYSASDNGWSALVYNGTDFYHTKKYNVRIVDRVGSGDSFASGLIYGLVTGMPMGEAAEFGVAASAIKHTIPGDLNHATLGEVKDLMKGDGSGRVQR, encoded by the coding sequence ATGTCCAAAAAAGTAGTAACGCTCGGTGAAATTATGCTGCGTTTGTCAACGCCAGATTTCAAGCGTTTTGTTCAGGCCGATTCTTTTGATGTAACCTATGGTGGCGGCGAAGCCAACGTGGCTGCTGCATTGTGCAACTATGGTTTGAATGGTACATTCGTTACCAAAGTGCCTAACAATCCCATTGGTCAGTCGGCCATCAATCACCTTCGTCGTTATGGCGTAGATACTCAGTTTGTTGCCCGTGGCGGAGATCGTTTGGGTATTTATTTTCTCGAAACCGGTGCATCTATGCGTGCCTCTCAAGTAGTGTACGACCGTGCCGGTGCATCCATTGCAGATGTAGACCCCAGCGAATTTGATTGGGATAAAATATTTGATGGTGCTGATTGGTTTCATACCACAGGTATTACACCAGCCCTCAGCGATAAGGCGGCTGCACTTACGGAAGCTGCTTTGAAAGCTGCCAAAGCAAAAGGCATTACAACCAGCATCGATCTGAACTACCGCAAAAAATTGTGGAGCAAAGAGAAGGCGCAAAAAGTAATGACCCATCTCTGCCAGTGGGTAGATGTTTGTATCGGCAATGAAGAAGATGCTGAAACAACGCTTGGTTTCAAACCCGGTGATACCGATGTAACCAAAGGTGAACTGCACCTCGATGGCTTTCAGGATATCATGAAGCAAATGGTAGCCAAGTTTGGTTTCAAATATGTGGCATCATCACTCCGTGAGAGTTATAGCGCCAGCGATAATGGCTGGAGTGCACTGGTGTACAATGGCACCGATTTTTACCATACCAAAAAATACAATGTTCGTATTGTAGACCGTGTAGGTAGCGGCGACTCATTTGCCAGCGGTTTGATTTACGGTTTGGTAACGGGCATGCCGATGGGCGAAGCGGCTGAGTTTGGTGTTGCAGCATCTGCCATCAAACACACCATCCCCGGCGATTTGAACCACGCTACCTTGGGTGAAGTAAAAGATTTGATGAAAGGCGACGGCAGTGGTCGTGTACAACGCTAA
- a CDS encoding sugar kinase: MGKVLCFGELLLRLPPANGGEWLRTHHLPVFVGGAELNVATALATWLMPVKYCTALPDNIITKDIIAYLESKQIDTSPIILSGERIGLYYLKEGADMKSHENVFDRKYSSFSTLATGVVPWNDILQDVDWFHFSAIAPAVSEQAAALCLEAVQEAAKRNITISIDLNFRSLLWKYGKQPIEVMPQLVKYCNVLMGNIWAAETLLGIPVDVNTIAAATQEAYLAHASITANALFDAYSNCTVVANTFRFDADASSIRYYAALNTKGTQVVSPLFTTDAIVDKVGSGDCFMAGLIYGLQSKHDLQEVISFAAAAAYAKLHEKGDATQNTVAYIQQVKALFDKNNS; the protein is encoded by the coding sequence ATGGGAAAAGTGTTGTGCTTTGGTGAATTGTTACTGCGTTTGCCGCCAGCTAATGGTGGTGAATGGCTGCGTACCCACCATTTGCCCGTATTTGTAGGTGGTGCTGAGCTCAATGTAGCCACGGCTTTGGCCACCTGGCTAATGCCGGTGAAGTATTGCACAGCATTGCCCGACAATATCATTACCAAAGACATCATTGCCTATTTGGAGAGTAAACAAATTGATACTTCGCCCATCATTCTTTCCGGCGAACGCATTGGTTTGTATTACCTCAAAGAGGGTGCTGATATGAAGAGCCATGAAAATGTGTTCGACAGAAAGTATTCTTCTTTTTCAACCCTTGCCACAGGTGTGGTACCATGGAATGACATATTGCAGGATGTTGACTGGTTTCATTTCAGTGCCATAGCACCAGCAGTAAGCGAGCAAGCTGCGGCACTCTGCCTGGAAGCTGTGCAAGAAGCGGCTAAGCGCAACATCACTATCTCTATTGATTTGAATTTTCGTTCATTGCTGTGGAAGTATGGCAAGCAGCCAATAGAGGTAATGCCGCAACTTGTAAAGTATTGCAACGTATTAATGGGAAATATTTGGGCTGCAGAAACATTGTTGGGCATACCTGTTGACGTTAACACTATTGCTGCAGCCACACAAGAGGCTTATCTGGCACATGCCAGCATCACCGCAAATGCATTGTTTGACGCTTACTCAAACTGTACTGTTGTAGCAAACACATTTCGTTTTGATGCCGATGCTAGCAGCATTCGTTATTACGCAGCACTCAATACAAAGGGTACACAAGTTGTTAGTCCGCTATTCACCACCGATGCCATTGTAGATAAAGTAGGTAGCGGAGATTGTTTTATGGCAGGCCTCATTTACGGATTGCAATCGAAGCATGACTTGCAAGAAGTGATCAGTTTTGCTGCGGCTGCTGCTTATGCCAAACTGCACGAAAAGGGCGACGCTACCCAAAACACAGTCGCATACATACAACAGGTAAAAGCATTGTTTGATAAGAATAATTCATAA
- a CDS encoding DUF302 domain-containing protein codes for MAYYFSTVIEGKTFEETIALTTAALKQEGFGIITSINMKAAMQEKLGKEILPYTILGACNPGFAYEALQHEPHIGVMLPCNVVVRALNEIATEVFAVDPVASMQGIQNPALGTMAQTVQSKMEAVIAALK; via the coding sequence ATGGCTTACTATTTCAGCACCGTGATTGAGGGTAAAACTTTTGAAGAAACAATAGCACTTACCACTGCCGCTCTCAAGCAAGAAGGATTTGGCATCATTACCAGCATCAATATGAAGGCTGCTATGCAGGAAAAATTAGGTAAGGAAATTTTACCCTATACCATTCTCGGCGCCTGCAATCCGGGGTTTGCATACGAAGCGCTGCAACACGAGCCACACATTGGTGTAATGCTGCCATGCAATGTTGTGGTACGAGCCTTGAATGAAATAGCAACCGAAGTTTTTGCAGTTGATCCTGTAGCATCTATGCAGGGCATTCAAAATCCGGCCCTTGGTACGATGGCTCAAACTGTGCAGTCAAAAATGGAGGCTGTGATTGCTGCGTTAAAATAG
- the kduI gene encoding 5-dehydro-4-deoxy-D-glucuronate isomerase: MATKKAIAPVQQLKDYNSNTYKDGDMEIRFAVGPQETKGFDTQALIDNFLVKNLMLPDQLKLVYTHYDRVIVGGAMPVAKALSLPNHPELRADYFLERRELGIINIGGKGTVTADGKKFELEKLSCLYLGKGTKKVSFASASKKTPAIFYLLSAPAHAVYPNTLFTKEQAAPVELGAAETANKRTVYKYIHLDGIKSCQLVMGLTVLAPGSVWNSIPPHTHTRRMEVYLYFDLPEGQRLFHFMGNPMETRHLVMANNEAVISPPWSTHYGCGTTNYGFIWGMAGENLVYTDMDPAPVPTLK, encoded by the coding sequence ATGGCTACAAAAAAAGCAATTGCTCCTGTGCAGCAGTTGAAAGATTACAACAGCAATACTTACAAAGACGGCGACATGGAAATTCGCTTTGCTGTTGGTCCGCAGGAAACAAAGGGTTTCGATACGCAGGCTCTCATCGATAATTTTCTGGTGAAAAACCTGATGCTTCCCGATCAGCTGAAGCTGGTGTATACCCATTACGACCGTGTAATTGTGGGTGGAGCTATGCCTGTGGCAAAAGCATTGTCGTTGCCCAATCACCCTGAGCTTCGTGCCGATTATTTTCTGGAAAGAAGAGAGTTGGGCATCATCAACATTGGCGGTAAAGGAACGGTTACAGCTGATGGCAAAAAGTTCGAATTAGAAAAACTATCGTGCCTGTATTTAGGCAAGGGTACAAAGAAGGTAAGTTTTGCATCAGCCTCTAAAAAAACGCCGGCTATTTTTTACTTACTAAGTGCACCTGCACATGCGGTTTATCCCAACACATTGTTTACCAAAGAGCAGGCAGCGCCTGTTGAGTTAGGTGCTGCTGAAACAGCCAACAAACGTACTGTCTACAAATACATTCACCTCGATGGCATTAAGAGTTGTCAGCTGGTGATGGGGTTAACGGTGCTTGCCCCTGGAAGTGTGTGGAATTCTATTCCCCCGCATACACATACCCGGCGAATGGAAGTGTATCTCTATTTCGATTTGCCCGAAGGACAGCGCCTGTTTCACTTCATGGGCAATCCCATGGAAACACGCCATTTGGTAATGGCCAATAATGAAGCGGTGATTTCTCCACCATGGAGTACCCACTACGGTTGTGGCACTACCAACTATGGTTTTATTTGGGGCATGGCTGGCGAAAACCTTGTGTATACCGATATGGATCCGGCTCCGGTTCCTACATTGAAATAA
- a CDS encoding bifunctional 4-hydroxy-2-oxoglutarate aldolase/2-dehydro-3-deoxy-phosphogluconate aldolase, whose protein sequence is MPTTQEVTTAIIEQGMLPLYFNADEQVTLDILKAVYKAGVKAIEYTNRGDAALHNFKSMVALRNAEMPGLLLGVGTIKNLQQANDYLAAGADFLVSPGFVPDVAALCVSKDIFYAPGCMTPSEIIAAENAGIGFIKLFPGNMLGPEFLSSIKDIFPKLKFMPTGGVDTTKENIEAWFKAGVCAVGMGSKLISKKLMEAKEYETIEKTTAEVLATIAAVTKK, encoded by the coding sequence ATGCCAACAACACAAGAAGTAACCACTGCCATTATTGAACAAGGCATGCTGCCTTTGTATTTCAATGCCGATGAGCAGGTAACACTCGACATATTGAAAGCCGTATACAAAGCGGGTGTAAAAGCGATTGAATACACCAATCGTGGCGATGCCGCTTTGCACAATTTTAAAAGCATGGTAGCATTACGCAATGCTGAAATGCCCGGTTTGTTGCTGGGTGTGGGCACCATTAAGAATTTGCAACAGGCCAATGATTATTTGGCTGCTGGAGCCGACTTTTTGGTGAGCCCTGGCTTTGTGCCAGATGTAGCTGCACTGTGTGTGTCAAAAGATATTTTTTATGCACCCGGTTGTATGACGCCTTCTGAAATTATTGCTGCAGAAAATGCAGGCATTGGTTTCATCAAACTGTTTCCAGGTAACATGCTCGGTCCCGAATTTTTGAGCAGTATCAAAGACATCTTTCCTAAACTGAAGTTCATGCCTACCGGTGGTGTAGATACCACCAAAGAAAACATTGAAGCTTGGTTTAAAGCCGGTGTTTGTGCTGTAGGTATGGGTAGCAAGCTCATCAGTAAAAAACTGATGGAAGCAAAAGAGTACGAAACGATTGAAAAAACTACTGCTGAGGTTTTGGCTACTATTGCCGCAGTCACTAAGAAATAA
- a CDS encoding methyltransferase RsmF C-terminal domain-like protein: MSETMNHPCYRFYPNLVKGEGFFMAVFQKKSAAEAITISSAKQKAYRTIKAAQPPADVARWVKEEADLQWYMHKDVWYVMTANTFDTFAQLQNTLKVRKAGVCVGEMMHQQLQPDHALAMSECMNSNIRCIELSLSEALKFLRKEAIEVEAEKGWHLVCFQQVPLGWIKHLGNRSNNYYPKEWRLRM, from the coding sequence ATGAGTGAAACAATGAATCATCCGTGTTATCGGTTTTATCCAAATCTGGTGAAAGGAGAAGGGTTTTTTATGGCCGTTTTTCAGAAAAAATCTGCGGCTGAAGCAATAACCATTTCAAGCGCAAAGCAAAAAGCCTACCGAACCATCAAAGCTGCTCAACCGCCAGCAGACGTTGCCCGTTGGGTAAAAGAAGAAGCGGATCTTCAATGGTATATGCACAAAGATGTGTGGTATGTAATGACTGCAAACACATTTGACACATTTGCGCAGTTACAAAACACTTTAAAAGTGCGGAAGGCCGGCGTGTGTGTGGGTGAAATGATGCATCAGCAATTGCAACCAGATCATGCATTGGCCATGAGCGAATGCATGAACAGCAACATTCGTTGCATCGAATTATCATTGTCCGAAGCGTTAAAATTTTTGCGTAAAGAAGCTATTGAGGTAGAAGCTGAAAAAGGCTGGCACTTGGTTTGCTTTCAACAAGTGCCATTGGGTTGGATAAAGCATTTGGGCAACCGTAGCAATAATTACTATCCCAAAGAGTGGCGATTGAGAATGTAA
- a CDS encoding RsmB/NOP family class I SAM-dependent RNA methyltransferase, with product MPTLPAALLKQLTAAPGFDEPAFVAVHAAAQPPVSVRLHPKKITPEETEHLPIAAPVLWAEQGRYLSERPVFSLDPLWHAGAYYVQEASSMAIELAWQHVPQQQPVKVLDLCAAPGGKSTHLLSLMKPKDVLVTNEVISSRVNILLENITRWGNANVLVTNNDPKDFGQLDGLFDVLLIDAPCSGSGLFRRDPEAIREWSEDNVALCWQRQQRIIADAWNALAPGGIFMYTTCSFSPEEDEAVVDWVHQQFDVESLACYYS from the coding sequence ATGCCGACGCTACCTGCTGCTTTACTCAAACAACTGACTGCTGCGCCTGGTTTTGACGAACCAGCTTTTGTAGCTGTGCATGCAGCAGCGCAGCCACCTGTGTCGGTGCGGTTGCATCCAAAGAAAATTACGCCAGAAGAAACGGAGCATTTGCCAATAGCTGCGCCTGTTTTATGGGCTGAGCAAGGCAGGTATCTTTCTGAAAGGCCTGTATTTAGTTTGGATCCTTTATGGCATGCTGGTGCTTACTATGTGCAGGAAGCCAGCAGCATGGCCATTGAACTTGCGTGGCAGCATGTGCCGCAACAACAGCCCGTCAAAGTATTGGATTTGTGTGCGGCACCTGGCGGCAAATCAACACACTTACTGTCGTTGATGAAGCCAAAAGATGTGTTGGTAACGAATGAAGTCATCAGCAGCCGCGTTAATATTTTACTGGAAAATATTACCCGCTGGGGAAATGCCAATGTGTTGGTGACGAATAATGATCCGAAAGATTTTGGACAACTCGATGGACTGTTTGATGTGCTTTTGATTGATGCACCATGCTCTGGTAGCGGACTATTCAGAAGAGACCCGGAAGCTATTCGGGAATGGAGCGAAGACAATGTGGCTTTGTGTTGGCAGCGACAGCAACGCATCATTGCCGATGCGTGGAATGCATTGGCACCGGGCGGAATTTTCATGTACACCACCTGTAGTTTTTCTCCAGAAGAAGATGAAGCGGTGGTAGATTGGGTGCATCAGCAATTTGATGTAGAATCGCTGGCTTGTTACTATTCCTGA
- a CDS encoding NAD(P)/FAD-dependent oxidoreductase, which produces MSNRRLSVAIIGAGPAGLTAAYLLGKAGTVDVQVFEAHPTLVGGISRTESYKGFHFDIGGHRFFSKSKEVEDFWTEILGDEMLERPRSSRIFFNQQFFAYPLAAGEALRKLGVIEAARCVLSYLQAKMFPVANPKTFEDWVSNQFGKRLYQLFFKTYTEKVWGIPCSEISADWAAQRIQGLSLMAAIRNALFPPKKKKGNDTVIKTLIDAFRYPKFGPGQMWTVCKQKAEALGVQVHMNTGVQTMQLNADQSSWSLLLHDGQKMDGFDYVISTAAIKDVIGHPASCFTKAMQQAAKVLQYRDFLTVVLILKDQQRFNDNWIYIHDPAVKVGRIQHFKSWSPYMVPDADKVCYGLEYFCFEGDGMWTATDADLCQMAAQELEHIGLGKASEVLDAYVVRQPKAYPVYNQEYLQQQQIIRDGLQAYPGLILVGRNGMHKYNNQDHSMMTAMLAVKNILAGENLYDVWQVNQDAIYHESGERGAEEGGRLVPVAVPH; this is translated from the coding sequence GTGAGTAACCGCCGTTTATCTGTTGCTATTATTGGTGCTGGCCCAGCCGGCCTTACTGCTGCCTACTTGCTGGGAAAAGCCGGCACCGTTGATGTGCAGGTCTTTGAAGCTCATCCAACTTTGGTAGGAGGTATTTCCAGAACAGAGTCGTACAAAGGTTTTCATTTCGATATCGGCGGCCATCGTTTTTTCAGCAAGTCGAAAGAGGTAGAAGATTTTTGGACAGAAATACTGGGCGATGAAATGCTGGAAAGACCACGCAGCAGCCGCATTTTTTTCAACCAACAATTTTTTGCGTATCCTTTGGCCGCAGGAGAAGCTTTGCGCAAATTGGGTGTGATTGAAGCAGCCCGATGTGTGTTGAGTTATTTGCAGGCAAAAATGTTTCCGGTGGCCAATCCCAAAACTTTTGAAGATTGGGTGAGCAACCAGTTTGGCAAACGTTTGTATCAACTCTTTTTTAAAACCTATACTGAAAAAGTGTGGGGCATTCCTTGCAGCGAAATTTCTGCTGACTGGGCGGCACAACGCATTCAGGGGCTTTCATTGATGGCGGCCATTCGCAATGCCTTGTTTCCTCCCAAAAAGAAAAAAGGAAATGATACCGTTATCAAAACCTTGATTGATGCGTTTCGTTATCCCAAGTTTGGCCCCGGCCAAATGTGGACGGTTTGCAAACAAAAAGCCGAAGCTTTGGGCGTACAGGTACACATGAATACCGGCGTTCAAACCATGCAGTTAAATGCCGATCAATCATCTTGGTCTTTGTTGCTGCATGATGGACAGAAAATGGATGGTTTCGATTATGTGATTTCAACAGCGGCCATTAAAGATGTGATTGGTCATCCTGCTTCATGTTTTACAAAAGCAATGCAGCAGGCGGCCAAGGTCTTGCAGTACCGCGATTTTCTGACGGTGGTACTTATTTTAAAAGATCAGCAACGCTTCAACGACAATTGGATTTACATCCACGACCCTGCGGTAAAAGTAGGCCGCATTCAACACTTTAAAAGTTGGAGCCCCTACATGGTGCCCGATGCAGATAAAGTCTGCTACGGTTTAGAATACTTCTGCTTTGAAGGAGATGGTATGTGGACTGCCACTGATGCAGATTTATGCCAAATGGCGGCGCAGGAATTGGAACACATTGGCTTGGGTAAAGCGTCAGAAGTATTGGATGCGTATGTTGTTCGTCAGCCCAAAGCATATCCGGTATACAATCAGGAATATTTACAACAGCAGCAAATCATCCGTGATGGTTTGCAAGCCTATCCCGGTTTGATATTGGTGGGCCGCAATGGCATGCATAAATACAACAACCAAGACCATAGCATGATGACTGCTATGCTGGCCGTTAAAAACATTTTGGCAGGTGAAAATCTGTACGATGTTTGGCAGGTAAACCAGGATGCCATTTACCACGAAAGTGGCGAACGTGGGGCAGAGGAGGGTGGCCGATTGGTACCTGTGGCTGTGCCGCATTAG
- a CDS encoding MFS transporter — protein sequence MQAQANGKMSNYRWSIVALLFVATTINYLDRQVLSLTWDEFIKPEFHWNEDHYGTITSIFSIVYAISMLFAGRFIDWMGTKKGFLWAIGVWSVGACMHALCGIVTEQYVGLHTAAELTQAVGDTAVVISTVSMYAFIVARIVLAIGEAGNFPAAIKVTAEYFPKKDRAFATSIFNAGASVGALLAPLSIPPLAKATSWEMAFIIIGALGFIWMAFWVFMYKKPEEHPKVNAEELAYILSDRDANGEAEKVEDPNKKKVTLADCFKYKQTWSFAFGKFMTDGVWWFFLFWTPSYLNTQFGIKTSEGLGIALVFTLYAITMLSIYGGKLPSIIIRNTGQNPYAARMKAMLIFAFIPLLVLLAQPLGTISPWLPVIMIGLGGAAHQSWSANIFSTVGDMFPKSAIATVTGIGGMAGGLGSMLLQKSAGKLFVYAGETNLQFLGFEGKPAGYFIIFCFCAVAYLIGWMVMKSLVPKYKPITDM from the coding sequence ATGCAAGCTCAAGCCAATGGAAAAATGTCGAATTACAGATGGAGTATAGTTGCGCTCCTGTTTGTAGCCACTACTATTAATTACCTCGACCGTCAGGTGTTGTCTTTAACCTGGGATGAATTCATCAAACCTGAATTTCATTGGAATGAAGACCACTATGGTACCATCACTTCCATCTTTTCCATTGTGTATGCCATTTCTATGTTGTTTGCCGGTCGGTTTATCGACTGGATGGGCACGAAGAAAGGCTTTCTGTGGGCAATAGGCGTGTGGTCTGTTGGTGCTTGTATGCATGCCTTGTGCGGTATCGTAACCGAGCAATATGTGGGCTTACATACTGCAGCAGAATTAACTCAGGCAGTAGGCGATACAGCAGTGGTGATTTCTACTGTAAGCATGTATGCATTCATAGTGGCACGTATCGTACTGGCTATTGGCGAAGCAGGTAATTTTCCTGCAGCCATTAAAGTAACCGCTGAGTATTTTCCTAAAAAAGACCGGGCATTTGCTACCAGTATTTTCAATGCCGGTGCATCAGTAGGAGCGTTGCTGGCGCCATTGAGCATTCCGCCTTTGGCCAAAGCTACCAGCTGGGAAATGGCGTTTATCATCATTGGGGCATTGGGTTTTATCTGGATGGCTTTTTGGGTATTCATGTATAAAAAGCCTGAAGAGCATCCGAAAGTAAATGCAGAAGAACTCGCCTACATTTTATCTGACAGAGATGCCAACGGTGAAGCTGAGAAAGTCGAGGACCCCAATAAAAAGAAAGTAACCTTAGCCGATTGTTTCAAATACAAACAAACATGGTCGTTTGCATTTGGCAAATTCATGACGGATGGCGTTTGGTGGTTTTTTCTTTTCTGGACACCTTCTTACCTCAACACACAGTTTGGTATCAAAACATCTGAAGGATTGGGTATCGCATTGGTATTTACGCTGTATGCTATTACCATGTTGTCAATTTACGGTGGCAAACTGCCTTCAATTATCATCCGTAATACTGGTCAGAATCCGTATGCTGCCCGCATGAAAGCGATGCTCATTTTTGCATTCATTCCGTTGCTGGTTTTGTTGGCGCAACCGCTTGGTACTATTTCGCCATGGTTGCCCGTTATCATGATTGGTTTGGGAGGTGCAGCGCATCAGTCATGGTCGGCCAATATCTTTTCTACCGTAGGTGATATGTTTCCTAAATCAGCCATTGCTACTGTTACAGGTATTGGTGGCATGGCCGGTGGCCTCGGCTCTATGCTGTTGCAAAAATCGGCTGGTAAATTGTTTGTGTACGCTGGCGAAACCAACCTGCAGTTTTTGGGATTTGAAGGTAAGCCGGCGGGTTATTTTATCATCTTCTGTTTTTGTGCTGTGGCATACCTCATAGGCTGGATGGTGATGAAATCGCTGGTGCCTAAATACAAGCCTATTACAGATATGTAA
- a CDS encoding phosphatase PAP2 family protein → MAFPEAIQKLDAYWLYLVNRRWSNPVFDTVVPWLRYQEVWYPFYIFLIAFALINFGKRGAWWIAGFIATIGLSDTVSSRLIKLSVERLRPCNNVDVLQFLQLRVTHCSGGYSFTSSHAANHFAMATFIAITLQPIVGNKIKWVYVWAASIAYAQVYVGVHYPIDVMGGTLVGIAIGWVTGNYFNKKIGLKGLGTHA, encoded by the coding sequence ATGGCTTTTCCTGAAGCAATACAAAAACTGGATGCCTACTGGCTGTACCTCGTCAACAGACGCTGGAGCAATCCTGTGTTTGATACTGTTGTACCATGGCTGCGGTACCAGGAAGTTTGGTATCCGTTCTATATTTTTCTCATCGCTTTTGCCCTTATTAATTTTGGAAAAAGAGGTGCCTGGTGGATAGCAGGCTTTATTGCTACCATCGGTCTTTCAGATACGGTGAGCAGTCGGTTAATTAAGCTGAGTGTTGAAAGATTACGCCCCTGTAACAACGTTGATGTATTGCAGTTTTTGCAGCTGCGGGTTACACACTGTTCGGGTGGTTACAGTTTTACATCCTCGCATGCAGCCAATCATTTTGCCATGGCTACTTTTATTGCCATTACATTACAACCCATTGTTGGTAACAAAATTAAATGGGTGTATGTATGGGCGGCTTCTATTGCCTATGCTCAGGTATATGTAGGCGTTCACTACCCGATTGATGTAATGGGTGGCACATTGGTCGGCATCGCCATCGGTTGGGTTACCGGCAACTATTTCAACAAAAAAATCGGTTTAAAGGGGTTGGGCACACATGCCTAA
- the fmt gene encoding methionyl-tRNA formyltransferase has protein sequence MIEKATPRIVFMGTPAFAVASLDALLQAGFNVVAVVTAPDKPAGRGMKLTESAVKQYAVAHRLPVLQPEKLKAPEFIEALQSLQADLQVVVAFRMLPEIVWNMPPMGTINVHGSLLPQYRGAAPINWAVINGEKTTGVTTFKLQHAIDTGNILLQASMPIGDNETAGEVHDRMKNLGAELLVKTVTGLVDGSIHEQPQPTDEGQLKHAPKIFTETCQIDWNHSAASIHNQIRGLSPFPGAITQLHGKMLKVFESSFSTEAHHQTPGSIDSDGKTYIRYAAIDGWVNILTLQMEGKKRMAVADFLRGYRMDQA, from the coding sequence ATGATAGAGAAAGCAACACCACGAATTGTATTTATGGGCACACCAGCGTTTGCAGTTGCATCGTTGGATGCTTTGCTGCAAGCGGGTTTCAACGTAGTGGCTGTAGTAACTGCACCAGACAAACCTGCCGGCCGTGGCATGAAGCTGACGGAAAGTGCCGTGAAGCAATATGCAGTGGCACATAGGCTGCCGGTGTTGCAACCAGAGAAGTTGAAGGCGCCTGAATTCATTGAAGCATTACAATCATTGCAAGCCGATTTGCAAGTGGTGGTGGCCTTTCGCATGTTGCCCGAAATAGTTTGGAACATGCCTCCGATGGGCACCATCAATGTGCATGGAAGTTTGCTGCCACAATATCGTGGTGCGGCACCCATCAATTGGGCTGTCATCAATGGTGAAAAAACAACCGGTGTAACGACCTTTAAATTGCAGCATGCTATCGACACAGGCAATATTCTGTTGCAAGCCAGCATGCCCATTGGTGACAATGAAACAGCAGGCGAAGTACACGACCGCATGAAAAATTTGGGCGCAGAGTTACTGGTAAAAACTGTAACCGGTTTGGTTGATGGCAGTATTCACGAACAACCACAACCTACAGATGAAGGTCAACTAAAACATGCACCGAAGATTTTTACCGAAACCTGTCAGATAGACTGGAATCATTCAGCAGCGTCCATTCATAATCAGATACGCGGCTTATCGCCTTTTCCCGGCGCCATTACACAACTGCATGGCAAAATGCTGAAAGTTTTTGAAAGCAGCTTCAGTACTGAAGCTCACCACCAAACTCCTGGCAGTATTGACAGCGATGGAAAAACTTATATCCGCTATGCAGCTATTGATGGTTGGGTAAACATATTGACGTTGCAAATGGAAGGAAAAAAACGCATGGCCGTAGCAGATTTCCTGCGGGGCTATCGCATGGATCAAGCCTGA